A window of Peromyscus eremicus chromosome 7, PerEre_H2_v1, whole genome shotgun sequence contains these coding sequences:
- the LOC131915044 gene encoding cytochrome P450 1A1, which translates to MPSMYGLLDSMSATELLLAITIFCLGFWVVRATGTRVPKGLKAPPGPWGWPLIGHILTLGKSPHLSLVKLSQQYGDVLQIRIGSTPVVVLSGLKTIQQALVKKGEDFKGRPDFYSFNFISNGQSMTFNPDSGPVWAARRRLAQNALKSFSIASDPASASSCYLEEHVSKEAEYLISKFQKLMAEVGHFDPYRYLVVSVTNVICAMCFGQRYDHDNQELLSLVNLSNEFGEVTGSGYPADFIPVLRYLPNSSLDVFKDLNKRFYSFMQKLIKDHYRTFEKGHIRDITDSLIEHYQDKRLDENANVQLSDDKVISIIFDLFGAGFDTVTTAVSWSLMYLVTNPRVQRKIQEELDTVIGRNRRPRFSDRPQLPYLEAFILETFRHSSFIPFTIPHSTTRDTSLCGFYIPKGRCIFVSQWQINHDQELWGDPNKFRPERFLTSSGTLDKALSEKVILFGLGKRKCIGETIGRLEVFLFLAILLQQMEFNVSPGQKVDMTPIYGLTLKHARCEHFQVQMRSSGPQHLQA; encoded by the exons ATGCCTTCCATGTATGGACTTCTAGACTCCATGTCAGCCACAGAGCTGCTCCTGGCCATCACCATCTTCTGCCTTGGATTCTGGGTGGTCAGAGCTACAGGGACCCGGGTTCCTAAAGGCCTGAAGGCTCCACCTGGACCCTGGGGATGGCCCCTTATTGGGCATATATTGACCCTGGGGAAGAGCCCACACCTGTCACTGGTCAAGTTGAGTCAGCAGTATGGGGATGTACTGCAGATCCGCATTGGCTCCACACCTGTGGTGGTGCTGAGTGGCCTAAAAACCATCCAGCAGGCCCTGGTGAAGAAGGGTGAAGATTTCAAGGGCCGGCCAGACTTTTACAGTTTTAATTTCATCAGTAATGGCCAGAGCATGACTTTCAACCCAGATTCTGGACCCGTATGGGCTGCCCGGCGGCGCCTGGCCCAGAATGCCTTGAAGAGTTTCTCCATAGCCTCAGACCCAGCTTCTGCATCCTCTTGCTACTTGGAGGAGCATGTGAGCAAGGAGGCTGAATACCTAATCAGCAAGTTCCAGAAGCTGATGGCAGAGGTTGGCCACTTCGACCCTTATAGGTATTTGGTAGTGTCCGTGACCAACGTCATCTGTGCCATGTGCTTTGGCCAACGTTATGACCATGATAACCAAGAGCTGCTTAGCCTAGTCAACCTGAGCAATGAGTTTGGAGAAGTTACTGGCTCTGGATACCCGGCTGACTTCATCCCTGTCCTCCGCTACCTACCTAACTCTTCCCTGGATGTCTTCAAGGACTTGAATAAGAGGTTCTACAGCTTTATGCAGAAGTTAATCAAAGACCACTACAGAACGTTTGAGAAG GGCCACATCCGGGACATCACAGACAGCCTCATTGAGCACTATCAGGACAAAAGGTTGGATGAGAATGCCAATGTCCAGCTGTCGGATGATAAGGTCATTAGTATCATTTTTGACCTCTTTGGAGCTG GGTTTGACACAGTCACAACTGCTGTCTCTTGGAGTCTCATGTACCTGGTGACAAACCCTAGGGtgcagagaaagatccaggaagAGCTAG ACACAGTGATTGGCAGGAATCGGAGGCCCCGGTTTTCTGACAGACCTCAGCTGCCCTATCTGGAGGCCTTCATCCTGGAGACGTTCCGACATTCATCCTTCATCCCCTTCACCATCCCCCACAG caccacaagagACACAAGTCTGTGTGGATTCTATATCCCCAAGGGACGTTGTATCTTTGTGAGCCAGTGGCAGATTAACCACGACCA GGAACTGTGGGGTGACCCAAACAAGTTCCGACCTGAAAGGTTTCTCACCTCCAGCGGCACTCTGGACAAAGCATTGAGTGAGAAAGTCATTCTCTTTGGTTTGGGCAAGCGGAAGTGCATCGGGGAGACCATTGGCCGATTGGAGGTCTTTCTCTTCCTGGCCATCTTGCTGCAGCAAATGGAATTCAATGTGTCACCAGGACAGAAGGTGGATATGACTCCTATTTATGGACTGACTTTAAAGCATGCCCGTTGTGAGCATTTCCAAGTGCAGATGCGGTCTTCTGGGCCTCAGCATCTCCAGGCTTAG
- the LOC131915623 gene encoding cytochrome P450 1A1-like, with protein MRCATTIGNVYLRSELGPERPQGHIRDITDSLIEHYQDKRLDENANVQLSDDKVISIIFDLFGAGFDTVTTAVSWSLMYLVTNPRVQRKIQEELDTVIGRNRRPRFSDRPQLPYLEAFILETFRHSSFIPFTIPHSTTRDTSLCGFYIPKGRCIFVSQWQINHDQELWGDPNKFRPERFLTSSGTLDKALSEKVILFGLGKRKCIGETIGRLEVFLFLAILLQQMEFNVSPGQKVDMTPIYGLTLKHARCEHFQVQMRSSGPQHLQA; from the exons ATGCGGTGTGCCACCACAATCGGCAACGTGTACCTtaggtctgagctggggcccgaaaggccacag GGCCACATCCGGGACATCACAGACAGCCTCATTGAGCACTATCAGGACAAAAGGTTGGATGAGAATGCCAATGTCCAGCTGTCGGATGATAAGGTCATTAGTATCATTTTTGACCTCTTTGGAGCTG GGTTTGACACAGTCACAACTGCTGTCTCTTGGAGTCTCATGTACCTGGTGACAAACCCTAGGGtgcagagaaagatccaggaagAGCTAG ACACAGTGATTGGCAGGAATCGGAGGCCCCGGTTTTCTGACAGACCTCAGCTGCCCTATCTGGAGGCCTTCATCCTGGAGACGTTCCGACATTCATCCTTCATCCCCTTCACCATCCCCCACAG caccacaagagACACAAGTCTGTGTGGATTCTATATCCCCAAGGGACGTTGTATCTTTGTGAGCCAGTGGCAGATTAACCACGACCA GGAACTGTGGGGTGACCCAAACAAGTTCCGACCTGAAAGGTTTCTCACCTCCAGCGGCACTCTGGACAAAGCATTGAGTGAGAAAGTCATTCTCTTTGGTTTGGGCAAGCGGAAGTGCATCGGGGAGACCATTGGCCGATTGGAGGTCTTTCTCTTCCTGGCCATCTTGCTGCAGCAAATGGAATTCAATGTGTCACCAGGACAGAAGGTGGATATGACTCCTATTTATGGACTGACTTTAAAGCATGCCCGTTGTGAGCATTTCCAAGTGCAGATGCGGTCTTCTGGGCCTCAGCATCTCCAGGCTTAG